Below is a genomic region from Malassezia restricta chromosome VIII, complete sequence.
TCTTGCCAAGCTATCTACttcgctgcctgcgcctcggctTCTTCCTCAGCAATCGCGTCCGTGCCGCGGGCCTcaatgtgctgctggaAGAGACGGTTGAACGTCGAGTCATGGCCTACATCCTGGCCATTCTTGATCGCGCGGTGGAACACATgcagcacggcgtcgaCATCTTCCATCGTCTGGTCCTTGATATCCGCCATGACCTTGATACGGTTCGTCGCAGCCTTGACTTGATCGTCCGTGAGCTCCAGACCCAGCTGCTTCGAGCGGCTCTTCACAGCGTTCCAGCCCGTGAGGCGAGAGCCAATATGCACGTAGCGATTCATACCAAAGTCCTCAGGCGTGATAATCTCGTACGTTTTCGGCTCGGCCAGAATAGCCTTGGCGTGGATACCAGCCTTGTGCGTGAACGCGCAGTATCCGGTGACAGGGTTGTTGAAGGGAATCTGCACCTGCACAGCATCAGCCACAAGATCTTCGACGTCACGGAGCGCCTTGAGGTTGTACTTGCTCATGACATACTCACGGTTGGCTGCGTACATACGAGCGATAAAGCCACCCAGACTTGGGATACCATTTCGCTCACCGATACCCAGCACGGAAGTGTCGATATGCGTAGCACCAGCTTCGAGAGCCGTGTATGCGTTAGCGATGGCACAACCCGTGTCGTTGTGGAAGTGGCACTCAATATCACAGCCCACTACACCacggagcgtgcgcaccaAGTCGTACACCTGGCGCGGGTTCGCCACACCGACCGTGTCGGCAATGCCCACACGGTTCACACCGACCTTGTCGACGACCTGGTAGATGCTCAGCAGATCCACCAGGTCCGAACGGAACGAGTCTTCCGTCGAGAAACGGATCTCAATACCCTTGCTCTTCACGAAGCTAATGACCTCGACAGCCGCCTTCGTGATGTATGTCATATCCTTTCCGTGTGAATATTCACGCAGGAACTTGGAAGTACCCATGACAACGTCCACACCATCCACACCGGTTTCCACGGCGATACGAGCATCGTCCATGTGGCAACGAATATGCGTAATGACCTTGCAGCGCAGGCCAAGCTTGCAAATGGCCTCACAGTCTTTGCGGCTCTGCTCCGACGCGGCGGGCGACGTCAATTCAATGCAGTCCACACCAAAGTTGTCCAGAGCTTTAGCGATGCGGATCTTGGTCTCCGTGTCGAAGAAAGCGTTGGCAAACTGCTCACCTTCACGGAGCGTCGACTCAATAATCTTAAAGTTGGATACGTTGCTCAAAAAGTCGCTGTAGCGAGAAGCACCAAAGGGCTGCACATTGTCCTGCGCCTGATTTGCCACCCGCGTTCTTGATACAGCGCTCGAGTTGTCCACAGCCTCGTGACTGTTCTTCACCTCTTGCGAGGCTTCGCCTTCGATCCGTTGCATCTTGGAAGGTCGTGAATTCTCGCAATCACACATAATTCGTGGTAGTTCTCCAAGATGGACCGAGGGGGAAATGGGGTAATACAATTTTCACACGTCTTTCAACAGTTCTAATCATGTCACGATGACTCGCCCGACATCTCGCTTTTATTACATAATATAAAGGC
It encodes:
- a CDS encoding homocitrate synthase, producing MCDCENSRPSKMQRIEGEASQEVKNSHEAVDNSSAVSRTRVANQAQDNVQPFGASRYSDFLSNVSNFKIIESTLREGEQFANAFFDTETKIRIAKALDNFGVDCIELTSPAASEQSRKDCEAICKLGLRCKVITHIRCHMDDARIAVETGVDGVDVVMGTSKFLREYSHGKDMTYITKAAVEVISFVKSKGIEIRFSTEDSFRSDLVDLLSIYQVVDKVGVNRVGIADTVGVANPRQVYDLVRTLRGVVGCDIECHFHNDTGCAIANAYTALEAGATHIDTSVLGIGERNGIPSLGGFIARMYAANREYVMSKYNLKALRDVEDLVADAVQVQIPFNNPVTGYCAFTHKAGIHAKAILAEPKTYEIITPEDFGMNRYVHIGSRLTGWNAVKSRSKQLGLELTDDQVKAATNRIKVMADIKDQTMEDVDAVLHVFHRAIKNGQDVGHDSTFNRLFQQHIEARGTDAIAEEEAEAQAAK